In Rutidosis leptorrhynchoides isolate AG116_Rl617_1_P2 chromosome 2, CSIRO_AGI_Rlap_v1, whole genome shotgun sequence, one genomic interval encodes:
- the LOC139892259 gene encoding uncharacterized protein isoform X2: MASHFEQWEKDPFFPAAEEVQESADRMESTYRTLLHALKDPSLWNIEELKRDLHTALGTTKWQLEEFEKAVENSYSKLSCNNTKFRHREFVTAMENQVSKVSKCLDDSGFANGKPPRPWGRLNEGESNELALFLSGSVCVNDDLSRSDSSKNVGPDSKLSKHRRTASAGADIGSWNVTVCEDVSVDGLNEKSEQQPPRKVPSFSGFLNNMESKLQWSKNGYRKLKVIDHGKLHEIQPLSRGINACYERSKSCLETGDDCYEKQLYGWYGALKRQIQRSEYYVRHSRPTHMIFWLLVLIFLFVVTVHVM, translated from the exons ATGGCGTCTCATTTCGAACAGTGGGAGAAAGATCCGTTCTTTCCTGCTGCAGAAGAAGTTCAAGAATCTGCTGACAG GATGGAATCAACATACAGAACACTATTACACGCATTAAAAGACCCATCTTTGTGGAATATTGAAGAACTTAAAAGAGATTTACATACTGCACTTGGTACTACTAAATGGCAG CTGGAAGAATTTGAAAAGGCTGTTGAGAATAGTTATAGTAAATTATCATGTAATAATACTAAATTTCGACATCGTGAATTTGTTACTGCAATGGAAAATCAAGTTTCGAAAGTTTCAAAATGTTTGGATGATTCGGGTTTTGCTAATGGGAAGCCACCTCGACCATGGGGACGGCTTAACGAAGGAGAAAGCAATGAACTTGCGTTATTTCTTTCCGGATCAGTTTGCGTAAATGATGACCTGTCAAGGTCTGATAGCTCGAAGAATGTGGGTCCTGATAGTAAGTTATCCAAGCATAGAAGAACAGCAAGCGCTGGTGCTGATATTGGTTCATGGAATGTTACTGTGTGTGAGGATGTTTCGGTTGATGGATTAAATGAGAAATCGGAACAACAACCGCCTCGAAAAGTTCCAAgcttttcgggatttttaaataatATGGAGTCAAAGTTACAGTGGTCGAAAAATGGTTATAGGAAACTTAAGGTTATAGATCATGGTAAATTGCACGAGATTCAGCCTTTGAGCAGG GGGATTAATGCTTGTTACGAAAGGAGTAAGAGTTGTCTTGAGACGGGTGATGATTGTTACGAGAAGCAACTTTATGGGTGGTATGGTGCACTTAAAAGACAGATTCAAAGATCAGAATATTATGTGCGACATAGTCGGCCTACTCATATGATATTTTGGTTACTTGTGCTGATTTTCTTGTTTG TAGTTACAGTGCATGTGATGTGA
- the LOC139892259 gene encoding uncharacterized protein isoform X1: MASHFEQWEKDPFFPAAEEVQESADRMESTYRTLLHALKDPSLWNIEELKRDLHTALGTTKWQLEEFEKAVENSYSKLSCNNTKFRHREFVTAMENQVSKVSKCLDDSGFANGKPPRPWGRLNEGESNELALFLSGSVCVNDDLSRSDSSKNVGPDSKLSKHRRTASAGADIGSWNVTVCEDVSVDGLNEKSEQQPPRKVPSFSGFLNNMESKLQWSKNGYRKLKVIDHGKLHEIQPLSRGINACYERSKSCLETGDDCYEKQLYGWYGALKRQIQRSEYYVRHSRPTHMIFWLLVLIFLFVVVTVHVM; the protein is encoded by the exons ATGGCGTCTCATTTCGAACAGTGGGAGAAAGATCCGTTCTTTCCTGCTGCAGAAGAAGTTCAAGAATCTGCTGACAG GATGGAATCAACATACAGAACACTATTACACGCATTAAAAGACCCATCTTTGTGGAATATTGAAGAACTTAAAAGAGATTTACATACTGCACTTGGTACTACTAAATGGCAG CTGGAAGAATTTGAAAAGGCTGTTGAGAATAGTTATAGTAAATTATCATGTAATAATACTAAATTTCGACATCGTGAATTTGTTACTGCAATGGAAAATCAAGTTTCGAAAGTTTCAAAATGTTTGGATGATTCGGGTTTTGCTAATGGGAAGCCACCTCGACCATGGGGACGGCTTAACGAAGGAGAAAGCAATGAACTTGCGTTATTTCTTTCCGGATCAGTTTGCGTAAATGATGACCTGTCAAGGTCTGATAGCTCGAAGAATGTGGGTCCTGATAGTAAGTTATCCAAGCATAGAAGAACAGCAAGCGCTGGTGCTGATATTGGTTCATGGAATGTTACTGTGTGTGAGGATGTTTCGGTTGATGGATTAAATGAGAAATCGGAACAACAACCGCCTCGAAAAGTTCCAAgcttttcgggatttttaaataatATGGAGTCAAAGTTACAGTGGTCGAAAAATGGTTATAGGAAACTTAAGGTTATAGATCATGGTAAATTGCACGAGATTCAGCCTTTGAGCAGG GGGATTAATGCTTGTTACGAAAGGAGTAAGAGTTGTCTTGAGACGGGTGATGATTGTTACGAGAAGCAACTTTATGGGTGGTATGGTGCACTTAAAAGACAGATTCAAAGATCAGAATATTATGTGCGACATAGTCGGCCTACTCATATGATATTTTGGTTACTTGTGCTGATTTTCTTGTTTG TAGTAGTTACAGTGCATGTGATGTGA